A genome region from Senegalia massiliensis includes the following:
- a CDS encoding PTS transporter subunit IIC, with amino-acid sequence MKNYIIKILNGMALGLFSSLIIGLILKQIGTLLELEILINMGSIAQFMMGPAIGAAVASSIGAPPLGIFASIITGAIGAGTLKTVDGTTLIIIGEPVGALVASYIGAEFSKLVSGKTKVDIVLIPALTIILGGIAGIYVAPIISKFMTGIGTIINIATEQDPIPMGILVSVLMGIMLTLPISSAAIAISLGLSGLAAGAATVGCSVQMIGFAVMSFKENGIGGFIAQGFGTSMLQIPNIIKNPRIWIPPIIASAILGPISTVVFEMQNNKLGAGMGTSGLVGQFATLETMGMTGIVGILILHFILPAIITLIISSWMKKKGLIKINDMRIES; translated from the coding sequence ATGAAAAACTATATTATTAAAATATTAAATGGAATGGCTCTAGGATTATTTTCATCTTTAATAATAGGGCTTATATTGAAGCAGATAGGTACTTTATTAGAATTAGAAATACTAATAAATATGGGCAGTATTGCTCAATTTATGATGGGTCCTGCCATAGGTGCAGCAGTAGCTAGTTCCATAGGCGCACCACCTTTAGGTATCTTTGCATCAATTATAACAGGTGCTATAGGCGCAGGAACATTAAAAACTGTAGATGGAACTACATTAATAATAATAGGAGAACCTGTTGGTGCACTAGTAGCTTCATATATAGGTGCTGAATTTTCTAAATTAGTAAGTGGTAAAACTAAAGTAGATATTGTATTAATTCCTGCTTTAACTATTATTTTAGGAGGTATAGCAGGTATATATGTAGCACCAATAATATCAAAATTCATGACAGGAATTGGTACTATTATAAATATAGCTACAGAACAAGATCCTATACCTATGGGAATACTGGTTTCTGTTCTTATGGGAATAATGTTAACTTTACCTATTAGTAGTGCTGCTATTGCAATATCTTTAGGACTTTCAGGACTTGCAGCAGGTGCTGCAACAGTAGGTTGTAGTGTACAAATGATTGGCTTTGCTGTTATGAGTTTTAAAGAGAATGGTATAGGAGGTTTTATCGCTCAAGGTTTTGGTACAAGTATGCTTCAAATACCAAATATAATTAAAAACCCACGAATTTGGATTCCACCTATAATAGCTTCAGCAATACTTGGCCCTATATCTACTGTAGTATTTGAAATGCAAAATAATAAATTAGGTGCAGGTATGGGTACAAGTGGTTTAGTAGGACAATTTGCAACATTAGAAACAATGGGTATGACTGGAATAGTAGGTATACTAATTTTACATTTTATATTGCCAGCAATAATTACGTTAATAATATCTAGTTGGATGAAAAAGAAAGGATTAATAAAAATTAATGATATGAGAATTGAAAGTTAA
- a CDS encoding transcription repressor NadR yields MDSNNRRKKILELLIKENNPIKGAIIADKFNVSRQVIVQDIAILRAKGKKIMATPNGYMVIKDNNNFLEKTIVSVHRDDENIEEELNIIVDLGAKVLDVIVEHPVYGEIKGQLMISSRKDVKDFIKNMKENNASTLATLTEGVHIHTIRVPNEEVFSQIKEKLKYKNFLLE; encoded by the coding sequence TTGGATTCAAATAATAGACGAAAAAAGATATTAGAATTGTTAATAAAAGAAAATAATCCTATAAAAGGTGCTATTATAGCAGATAAATTTAATGTAAGCAGACAAGTTATAGTTCAAGATATAGCAATACTAAGAGCTAAAGGTAAAAAAATAATGGCAACACCTAATGGATATATGGTTATAAAAGATAATAACAATTTCTTAGAAAAAACTATTGTGTCAGTTCATAGGGATGATGAAAATATTGAAGAAGAATTAAATATAATTGTAGATTTAGGAGCAAAGGTGTTAGATGTTATAGTAGAACACCCAGTTTATGGGGAAATTAAAGGTCAACTTATGATTTCTTCAAGAAAAGATGTAAAAGATTTTATAAAAAACATGAAAGAAAATAATGCAAGTACTTTAGCAACACTTACAGAAGGAGTACATATTCATACAATAAGAGTTCCAAATGAAGAGGTATTTTCTCAAATAAAAGAAAAATTAAAATATAAAAATTTCTTGCTAGAATGA